In a single window of the Elaeis guineensis isolate ETL-2024a chromosome 4, EG11, whole genome shotgun sequence genome:
- the LOC105044235 gene encoding uncharacterized protein isoform X2, with the protein MRIAAFWYVNVLRIGTRDPVRDSRGVGRIWGSVWMMMMSTILLIGLSWKQMQTPLLERLQLATNAVDGVVPISEQAMSQALATPREHVPRSLLK; encoded by the exons ATGCGTATCGCAGCGTTTTGGTACGTAAACGTGCTGCGAATTGGGACGCGAGATCCAGTACGCGATTCCAGGGGAGTAGGACGAATCTG GGGAAGCGTTTGGATGATGATGATGTCAACCATACTCTTGATCG GATTATCTTGGAAGCAAATGCAAACACCATTGCTGGAGAGGTTGCAACTGGCAACTAATGCCGTTGATGGTGTTGTTCCAATTTCTGAGCAG GCAATGTCTCAAGCCCTTGCTACACCAAGAGAGCATGTACCAAGATCTCTTCTGAAATGA
- the LOC105044235 gene encoding uncharacterized protein isoform X1, whose product MKPMTAFCFPSAVSFHLPPILLTVCPQGGGQAKTSSTVPAASRKDSQSHQLGHAILYSYQKSSSSNNENNRRGSQTPPRSQRGSVWMMMMSTILLIGLSWKQMQTPLLERLQLATNAVDGVVPISEQAMSQALATPREHVPRSLLK is encoded by the exons ATGAAGCCTATGACTGCCTTTTGCTTTCCTTCTGCTGTTAGTTTCCATTTGCCTCCAATCTTGTTAACAGTGTGTCCACAAGGTGGAGGTCAAGCTAAGACTTCCTCAACTGTTCCCGCTGCCTCAAGGAAAG ATTCTCAAAGCCACCAGCTTGGGCATGCCATTCTCTATTCTTACCAGaaaagcagcagcagcaacaatgAAAATAATAGAAGAGGATCGCAAACTCCTCCAAGAAGTCAAAG GGGAAGCGTTTGGATGATGATGATGTCAACCATACTCTTGATCG GATTATCTTGGAAGCAAATGCAAACACCATTGCTGGAGAGGTTGCAACTGGCAACTAATGCCGTTGATGGTGTTGTTCCAATTTCTGAGCAG GCAATGTCTCAAGCCCTTGCTACACCAAGAGAGCATGTACCAAGATCTCTTCTGAAATGA